A section of the Dehalobacter sp. DCM genome encodes:
- a CDS encoding LCP family protein: protein MEVTTNNNLPKDPNGKKRKKKKKALIVFAILLAGILIGTAAFGYAYFKPDNTTGDSSGGNVTSTAQLSNRVSFLLIGADKRPGDTTYNTDTLMVASVDPNTKIISLLSIPRDTRIELNGSKYLKINSVVMYEGLDELKNQVTELTGIELDGYVLTNFDGFKNIIDTLGGIDLYVEMDMYKETGDKVDGVINLKKGDQHLSGTQALQYARYRGDNTADIGRTARQQKVLTAVAKEVLQPSTLTKLTALIPQLKEAVETDLSLADILRLSKAAANFDSSNMVTQTLPGYGLYLNGISFWEVNRDHAKQIAKNLLLGITTDMTIDGTVIDLLDPDIKANITVPGSSSDPNGTASPGHEQTDTKDEDTDQLPAADPDNPDSADEDTSDPTNPTDQTEPTEPTDPTDPSKPGNAENTSPDSESTDDVGQTDQINHIDYIITVQ, encoded by the coding sequence ATGGAAGTGACAACGAATAATAATCTGCCAAAAGATCCGAACGGTAAAAAGAGAAAGAAAAAGAAAAAAGCATTGATCGTCTTCGCTATTTTGCTGGCAGGGATATTGATTGGCACGGCCGCTTTTGGTTACGCCTATTTCAAGCCGGACAACACCACCGGCGACAGCAGCGGAGGCAATGTAACTTCGACCGCACAGCTGAGTAACAGGGTAAGTTTTCTCTTGATCGGAGCTGACAAACGGCCTGGTGATACAACGTATAATACCGATACGCTGATGGTTGCCAGTGTCGATCCGAACACAAAGATAATCTCTTTATTATCGATCCCGAGAGATACGCGAATTGAACTCAACGGATCGAAGTATCTGAAGATCAATTCCGTTGTTATGTATGAAGGGCTTGATGAACTGAAGAATCAAGTAACCGAATTGACAGGGATCGAACTGGACGGCTATGTTCTGACCAATTTTGATGGTTTTAAAAATATTATCGATACCCTCGGCGGAATCGATCTTTATGTTGAGATGGATATGTATAAAGAAACCGGAGACAAGGTTGACGGTGTTATCAATTTGAAAAAAGGGGATCAGCATCTCAGTGGAACCCAAGCGCTGCAGTATGCCCGATACCGCGGTGATAATACCGCGGATATCGGACGGACGGCGCGCCAGCAGAAAGTATTGACCGCTGTCGCCAAAGAGGTGCTGCAGCCATCAACGCTGACGAAGCTGACAGCACTCATTCCGCAATTGAAAGAAGCAGTAGAGACGGATCTGAGCTTAGCGGATATCCTCAGGCTATCAAAAGCCGCAGCTAATTTTGACAGCTCCAACATGGTGACGCAGACGCTTCCAGGCTACGGTTTATATCTTAATGGTATCAGCTTTTGGGAAGTGAACCGGGATCATGCCAAACAGATAGCAAAGAACTTGCTTCTCGGGATCACCACCGATATGACCATCGACGGAACAGTGATTGATTTGTTGGATCCGGATATCAAAGCGAATATCACGGTTCCCGGAAGTTCCAGCGATCCTAACGGGACCGCATCACCGGGTCATGAACAAACCGATACAAAAGATGAAGATACAGATCAACTCCCTGCTGCAGATCCGGATAACCCGGACTCTGCCGATGAGGATACAAGCGATCCAACAAATCCGACAGACCAAACAGAACCAACGGAACCAACGGATCCAACGGATCCAAGCAAGCCCGGTAATGCCGAAAATACCAGCCCGGATTCGGAATCAACCGATGATGTTGGTCAAACGGACCAGATAAATCATATCGATTATATTATTACAGTCCAATAG
- a CDS encoding helix-turn-helix domain-containing protein yields MSKRKISGNEKLTAVLRYLDGKTSQNQIARDLNVSLASVQQWIFNYESMGADVFLMKGTKKYTKVLKIQAVEDYLAGLGSQTDICKKYGIRSKGKLQRWIKQYNGHEELRSSGTGGSTIMTKGRKTTFDERVEIVRYCIAHDHNYAETSEKHQVSYQQVRNYTVKYEVYGVEALRDNRGKRKSQDKMSELEKLRAENKILRAEKEQAEMEASFLKKLEGIERRRD; encoded by the coding sequence ATGTCAAAGAGAAAGATATCTGGCAACGAGAAGTTAACTGCTGTATTACGGTATCTAGATGGAAAAACTAGCCAAAATCAGATTGCCCGTGATCTTAATGTAAGTTTAGCATCTGTTCAACAATGGATTTTTAATTATGAGTCCATGGGAGCCGATGTTTTCTTAATGAAAGGAACTAAAAAATACACAAAAGTACTTAAGATACAAGCTGTTGAAGATTATTTAGCTGGTTTGGGCTCTCAAACTGATATTTGTAAAAAGTATGGAATTCGATCAAAAGGTAAGTTACAACGCTGGATAAAACAGTATAATGGTCATGAAGAACTAAGGTCTTCTGGAACAGGAGGAAGTACCATCATGACCAAAGGAAGAAAAACCACTTTCGATGAACGCGTTGAAATCGTGCGGTATTGCATTGCACATGATCATAATTACGCAGAAACATCTGAAAAACATCAAGTATCCTATCAGCAGGTGCGTAACTATACTGTTAAATATGAAGTCTATGGGGTTGAAGCATTAAGAGACAATCGGGGGAAGCGAAAGTCTCAGGATAAGATGAGTGAATTAGAAAAGCTGAGAGCTGAAAATAAGATTTTAAGAGCAGAAAAAGAACAGGCCGAAATGGAGGCATCTTTCTTAAAAAAACTCGAGGGGATAGAGAGGAGGCGGGACTAA
- a CDS encoding IS3 family transposase: MYQAIKEENQEHNYPISTLCKFGKVSRAAYYKWLHREIPESEAENLRIADEIERIHEESPDKGYRRIKDDLERYHNIKANDKRVLRICRKLDIKSTIKYSNNGCTRQAANPQYIAENILNREFTSGAPNEKWLTDVTEFKYYVGIIKHKLYLSAILDLYDRRIVSYIIRDSNNNALVFDTFDAAIEANPDAHPIFHSDRGFQYTNRAFHAKLEAAGMTQSMSRIAKCIDNGPMEGFWGIIKRERYYGKRFTSRDSVVEMIEEYIDYYNNKRLQRNLGVLTPLEKHESYLQAA, from the coding sequence ATATATCAGGCTATAAAAGAAGAAAACCAAGAACATAATTATCCGATCAGCACCCTATGTAAGTTTGGAAAGGTATCACGAGCAGCATATTATAAGTGGCTGCATAGAGAAATACCTGAAAGCGAAGCAGAAAATCTTCGTATCGCTGATGAGATTGAAAGAATTCATGAGGAAAGCCCAGATAAAGGGTATAGAAGAATCAAGGATGATCTTGAGCGGTATCATAATATAAAAGCGAATGACAAGCGAGTTTTACGCATTTGTCGTAAGTTAGATATAAAATCCACCATTAAGTATTCAAACAATGGGTGTACACGACAGGCAGCCAATCCACAGTATATAGCAGAAAACATACTAAATAGAGAATTCACCTCTGGAGCTCCAAATGAAAAATGGCTTACAGATGTAACAGAATTCAAGTATTACGTTGGAATAATAAAGCACAAACTATATCTTAGTGCAATATTAGATTTATACGATAGACGAATAGTTTCATATATTATACGTGATTCTAATAATAACGCGCTGGTATTCGATACATTTGATGCTGCCATTGAAGCTAATCCGGACGCACATCCAATCTTTCATAGTGACAGGGGATTCCAATATACGAACAGAGCATTTCATGCGAAGCTTGAAGCAGCTGGAATGACCCAAAGTATGTCAAGAATAGCCAAATGTATTGATAATGGCCCAATGGAAGGCTTTTGGGGGATTATTAAACGAGAACGCTATTACGGAAAAAGATTTACCAGCAGAGACTCTGTAGTAGAAATGATTGAGGAATATATCGATTACTATAACAACAAACGATTACAGAGGAATCTTGGTGTATTAACACCTTTGGAGAAACACGAAAGTTATTTACAAGCAGCATAA
- a CDS encoding FapA family protein produces MKEKIVSGKSLEEIREMVSLEWACTPEALVLEVIEKPGLFNRSFKVKVVLPEAGVQSTEQEEVCENTQENGDQSDITQADEVNRTGLPDKTLVILENTTYRIQPGTSVEKIVPYPQAGKLLINGKEITSESPVQPGDAIEFLPSTGKVMMVWDIIADTDGRKAVARVWRENTGHTVLSEDIKNEPVIILANHIIDTTGSLPGNEKVAKTENDLMKDIAAKGIIHGIRPNVWNELQLVENQGEIIIAEATPPVPTVQPEIIDYVGEPLSSNEDSNEAKIDYFACKIRICEKDELLAQKIPGKEGVPGTDIFGKPIPVDKIKDFKLNLKRNVYLTPAQEVRASCSGTPIRSNTNTYSIENIYVLNKDVDLSTGSIEFPGDVFLGGNVTDNHYIHSKHGMVKIMGSVSGAEIKADTGLVVKNNIIASKIVVGEKHVCRSEFIKSLQEVHEELGLCLAQLEQLQMASGNTNAGQIFKLILEKNFQTLPKKAEDTERLLSVQEPDFVSNDLDLAIRTLKHFLVGLGPLQLKDATYLKNALRIIDYFMEQKGISTPTSVVCDVSYIQNSEVSCAGDFFCHKGVYNSILKIEGSVKIHGVCRGGEISCSGDLYIWELGASNMSATTIRAGKKSHITIELCYSNIKIFVGKELVKIDEPSQKIEIFRDRGILQVAKLRWDGNNGNNTNQGNNHHA; encoded by the coding sequence ATGAAAGAAAAAATCGTATCTGGAAAATCTCTCGAAGAAATAAGAGAAATGGTTTCTCTAGAGTGGGCGTGTACTCCCGAAGCGCTTGTGCTGGAAGTAATCGAAAAGCCAGGCTTATTTAACCGGAGTTTTAAAGTCAAGGTCGTATTGCCCGAAGCGGGTGTTCAGAGTACGGAGCAGGAAGAAGTTTGTGAAAATACTCAGGAAAATGGGGATCAGTCTGATATTACTCAGGCTGACGAGGTGAATCGGACAGGACTGCCGGATAAGACCCTCGTTATTTTGGAAAATACAACCTATCGAATTCAACCGGGCACGTCTGTTGAGAAGATCGTCCCTTATCCACAAGCCGGAAAACTGCTTATTAACGGAAAAGAAATCACCTCGGAATCACCGGTCCAACCGGGAGATGCGATTGAATTTCTGCCTTCCACAGGGAAAGTAATGATGGTTTGGGATATTATTGCGGATACAGACGGGCGTAAAGCAGTTGCGCGTGTTTGGCGAGAAAATACTGGCCACACTGTTTTGAGTGAAGATATCAAGAATGAACCGGTAATTATTCTGGCAAACCATATCATCGATACGACCGGATCGCTTCCCGGCAATGAGAAAGTAGCAAAAACTGAAAACGATTTGATGAAAGACATAGCAGCCAAAGGGATTATACACGGAATCAGACCGAACGTTTGGAACGAGTTGCAGTTAGTTGAGAATCAAGGAGAAATTATTATTGCCGAAGCCACGCCGCCTGTTCCGACTGTCCAGCCTGAAATCATCGATTACGTCGGTGAACCGTTGTCCTCCAACGAGGATAGCAATGAAGCAAAAATCGATTATTTTGCTTGCAAAATCCGTATATGTGAAAAAGATGAATTGCTGGCGCAAAAGATCCCGGGAAAAGAAGGAGTTCCGGGTACCGACATTTTCGGAAAGCCCATTCCGGTTGATAAAATAAAGGATTTTAAACTTAATCTGAAAAGAAATGTTTATTTGACGCCGGCGCAAGAAGTAAGAGCATCCTGCTCGGGGACTCCGATCAGATCGAACACCAATACCTATTCCATTGAAAATATCTATGTCCTGAATAAGGATGTTGACCTTAGTACCGGCAGTATCGAATTTCCCGGTGACGTCTTCCTCGGAGGAAATGTAACTGACAACCATTATATCCATTCAAAACACGGTATGGTTAAGATTATGGGTTCGGTCTCGGGGGCCGAAATCAAAGCAGATACAGGATTAGTTGTGAAAAATAATATCATCGCCAGCAAGATCGTTGTCGGTGAAAAACACGTTTGCCGTTCGGAATTTATCAAATCACTGCAAGAGGTTCATGAGGAACTTGGGTTATGCTTGGCACAGCTTGAGCAGCTGCAGATGGCTTCGGGCAATACAAATGCAGGTCAGATCTTCAAACTTATTTTGGAAAAGAACTTTCAGACTCTGCCGAAAAAGGCTGAAGATACGGAAAGACTCTTAAGTGTTCAGGAACCGGACTTTGTTTCTAACGATCTTGATTTAGCTATACGCACCCTGAAGCATTTTCTGGTAGGCCTCGGGCCGCTCCAGCTTAAGGATGCGACGTACTTAAAAAATGCATTACGGATCATCGATTATTTTATGGAGCAGAAAGGAATATCAACACCAACCAGCGTCGTCTGCGATGTCAGCTATATCCAAAATTCAGAAGTGAGCTGCGCCGGTGATTTTTTCTGCCATAAAGGGGTTTATAACTCCATTTTGAAAATAGAAGGATCTGTGAAAATTCATGGTGTCTGTCGAGGCGGTGAAATAAGCTGCTCAGGTGATCTCTATATCTGGGAGCTTGGCGCATCGAATATGAGCGCAACAACCATCCGGGCAGGAAAGAAGAGTCATATCACTATCGAATTATGTTATTCCAACATTAAAATATTTGTTGGGAAAGAATTGGTAAAAATCGATGAACCGTCTCAGAAGATAGAGATTTTCAGAGACAGAGGCATTTTGCAGGTTGCCAAGCTGCGTTGGGACGGGAATAACGGGAATAACACGAATCAAGGTAATAATCATCATGCATGA
- a CDS encoding Na/Pi cotransporter family protein: MVLSILLTIAGLTLLLFGLKILRDGLEKYSGSYFNLLLQKLTATTINSFATGIAATGLLQSSTAFTVMVLSFVDAGVIGFENALGLILGSNIGSTITPQLLSLPVKDMAVWLLPAGLAGFWVVKTRTKYIFYALAGIGIMFTSLNLLESAMIPLTDTALVQSWLLHLNTNYLQSVAAGMILSASLHSSSAATGVVMVLTEKGWLNMPTSLAFILGANIGTCVTALVVSVFTSPSAQRVALFHVLVNVFGVLVFFPLLNPLAGILYFIGGSLSRQIANAHTIYNILSSLMLLPLLPYASRILKKIRP, encoded by the coding sequence ATGGTCTTATCTATTTTATTGACAATTGCCGGGCTTACTTTATTATTATTCGGTTTGAAAATTCTTCGGGATGGTTTAGAGAAGTACTCCGGTTCTTACTTTAATTTGCTTCTGCAAAAACTAACGGCAACAACCATCAATAGTTTTGCCACCGGCATCGCCGCCACCGGTCTGCTTCAATCGAGCACAGCGTTTACTGTTATGGTTTTATCGTTTGTGGATGCAGGCGTGATCGGTTTTGAAAATGCTCTGGGTTTAATACTGGGAAGTAATATCGGAAGTACGATTACACCGCAGTTATTATCTCTTCCTGTCAAGGATATGGCCGTATGGCTGCTTCCTGCAGGACTAGCGGGCTTTTGGGTAGTCAAAACAAGAACGAAGTATATTTTTTATGCGCTTGCCGGAATCGGGATCATGTTCACCTCTCTTAATCTCTTGGAATCCGCTATGATTCCGCTTACAGATACAGCTTTAGTCCAAAGTTGGCTGCTTCACCTCAATACGAACTACCTGCAGAGTGTGGCAGCCGGGATGATTCTTTCAGCGTCATTGCACTCCTCAAGCGCGGCAACCGGTGTTGTGATGGTCTTAACGGAAAAAGGCTGGCTTAATATGCCAACCTCCTTAGCTTTCATTCTCGGCGCCAATATCGGGACCTGTGTAACGGCTTTGGTGGTATCCGTTTTCACCTCCCCATCGGCGCAGCGTGTCGCGCTTTTTCATGTATTGGTTAATGTTTTCGGTGTCCTTGTATTCTTCCCGCTGTTAAACCCACTGGCGGGGATACTCTACTTCATCGGGGGTTCTCTAAGCCGTCAGATTGCTAATGCTCATACCATCTATAATATTCTCTCTTCCCTGATGCTCTTGCCTCTCCTGCCCTATGCCAGCCGAATCTTGAAAAAGATCAGGCCTTGA
- a CDS encoding TldD/PmbA family protein has product MNPESIRAIVEKTVAQVPGGYLIVRAQSLRERSVRFNNGSLQNLSIADESGIGVQAFTRKGACGFASVNFIDDHHAERTAWDAFRLAEVNEKSGCDLNTAIFDAVKVRDAVANSAEHPFDSFTPEDLQMMTASIHNNLMAQRPEQGTLSWQTSFRLIEEFWCIGRTDGTLVSFFVPRAVLSHHGTVKEGDKAQSFAVNRSGVDAGVLLAEKTDSALYHKAVDKANFIYRVALSSAIPFGSYPLVIDHALAKGLAHEAFGHAVESDLVEESVLSSDGKLKIGLPISNPAVGIIDGPLPEDWAYQPYSANGIRRETVEIVKKGILAQGLGDIFSAQKAGIPVTGAGRSEYYGSVSLPRMTNIRLMVSNKMPLPPSTHLPEEIRNLRQTLMDNNTLAKDHHYLLLGYRGGQVNIKTGDFVFQCDGAVNLADPDLGVYNPGIFSGKILSVLESVRSAIGDEHYHAIGTCGKSGQGVPSSGGGNGYILLDSHPNVKLGGKDDGK; this is encoded by the coding sequence TTGAATCCGGAAAGTATCAGAGCCATTGTGGAAAAGACGGTTGCCCAAGTTCCGGGGGGTTATCTCATCGTTCGGGCGCAATCGCTCAGAGAAAGGTCAGTTAGATTTAACAATGGCAGTTTGCAGAACCTATCCATCGCCGATGAGAGCGGGATTGGCGTTCAGGCATTTACGCGAAAAGGGGCCTGCGGTTTTGCTTCGGTCAATTTTATTGATGACCACCATGCGGAGAGAACCGCGTGGGATGCGTTTAGATTAGCTGAAGTCAATGAGAAATCGGGCTGCGATCTGAACACAGCCATATTTGACGCTGTAAAAGTAAGAGACGCTGTCGCCAATTCGGCTGAGCATCCCTTTGATTCCTTTACACCGGAAGACCTTCAAATGATGACCGCATCGATTCATAATAACCTTATGGCTCAGAGACCGGAGCAGGGAACACTATCATGGCAGACAAGCTTCCGCTTGATCGAGGAATTTTGGTGTATCGGTCGCACAGACGGAACGTTGGTTTCCTTTTTTGTTCCCCGGGCGGTACTATCGCATCATGGTACGGTAAAAGAAGGAGATAAAGCCCAGAGTTTTGCGGTGAATAGGAGCGGTGTGGATGCCGGCGTTCTTCTGGCGGAGAAAACCGACAGCGCTCTGTACCATAAAGCCGTGGATAAAGCCAACTTTATCTATCGGGTAGCGTTATCTTCCGCCATACCGTTCGGCAGTTATCCATTAGTCATTGATCACGCGCTGGCGAAGGGATTAGCCCACGAAGCGTTTGGACATGCTGTCGAATCGGACTTGGTGGAGGAGTCTGTCTTAAGCAGCGACGGCAAACTAAAGATAGGGCTGCCAATTTCTAATCCCGCTGTTGGCATTATTGATGGTCCTCTCCCCGAGGATTGGGCGTATCAGCCTTATTCTGCCAACGGGATACGGCGCGAGACAGTTGAAATAGTCAAAAAAGGCATCCTGGCCCAAGGCCTTGGCGATATTTTCTCTGCTCAAAAAGCGGGTATTCCAGTTACCGGAGCTGGCCGCTCCGAATACTATGGTTCTGTTTCTTTGCCCAGAATGACAAATATTCGACTGATGGTATCAAATAAAATGCCTTTGCCTCCCAGTACCCATCTTCCAGAAGAAATACGCAACCTGCGCCAGACACTCATGGATAATAACACGCTGGCCAAGGACCACCATTATTTGCTTCTGGGGTATCGGGGCGGCCAGGTCAATATTAAAACCGGCGATTTTGTTTTCCAATGCGACGGAGCTGTTAATTTGGCCGACCCGGATCTCGGTGTTTATAACCCGGGGATATTCAGCGGGAAGATATTATCCGTTCTGGAATCGGTTCGATCCGCCATCGGGGATGAACACTATCATGCTATCGGTACTTGCGGCAAATCCGGGCAAGGGGTTCCTTCCAGCGGAGGCGGAAATGGCTATATCCTGCTGGATAGTCATCCTAATGTCAAGCTTGGGGGTAAAGATGATGGAAAATAA
- a CDS encoding metallopeptidase TldD-related protein, with amino-acid sequence MSSLGVKMMENKSDETLMDQITDMLKKAQTGKSAIPTRLKDWRVYLMRTEMISLGIKNNAAGSVYSPPAAKLMEKAELFLVWEDEKCSKAVVQNPPPGRADHWADHWAAELVNWRAAAFSDPYRAPIPAPQALPEVKVIDAAVEEVTISNRETLFEYQRKILDERPRQAMSNGHIMAMLGNHRIWTSTGLNAAYHDSRFAVSWSFDSIVGESFARRRLISGAEWRSLWDNSVITYNQLQTDGCPVSRNTIIILTPSVVFQMIEQYVLPNFRGENVLEGQSRFAVNDFVTEAVIGDTGLTLDIDPLQPDKWASYRMTGEGIPAMRTTLLSAGKIKSPYLNLKDAGRWNAAPTAIPQGAAGIRIGHSREEKWEELIGTIDDGIIILSVLGLHTQNPVTGTFSLSAPHALRIMNGTVTGRTDVRITGNFWDILKDSNTQYATEEYHDHPYVLYAGRPENQ; translated from the coding sequence ATGTCAAGCTTGGGGGTAAAGATGATGGAAAATAAGTCTGATGAAACACTGATGGATCAGATTACGGATATGCTGAAAAAAGCGCAGACTGGAAAATCCGCGATCCCCACACGCCTCAAAGATTGGCGTGTCTATCTTATGCGGACGGAGATGATTTCGCTGGGGATCAAAAATAACGCTGCCGGCAGCGTGTACTCTCCCCCGGCGGCTAAATTAATGGAAAAGGCAGAGCTGTTTCTGGTCTGGGAAGACGAAAAGTGCAGCAAAGCTGTTGTGCAAAATCCCCCGCCGGGCAGGGCGGATCATTGGGCGGATCATTGGGCGGCCGAATTAGTCAATTGGCGGGCGGCAGCATTTTCTGATCCGTATCGAGCGCCGATCCCTGCACCGCAAGCACTGCCGGAAGTCAAAGTGATTGATGCGGCTGTCGAGGAAGTTACAATATCGAATAGAGAGACTTTATTTGAATATCAGCGTAAAATCTTAGACGAGCGCCCGCGACAAGCAATGAGCAACGGCCATATCATGGCCATGCTGGGAAATCATCGAATTTGGACATCAACCGGACTTAATGCAGCGTATCACGATAGCCGCTTTGCCGTATCCTGGTCTTTCGACAGTATTGTTGGGGAAAGCTTTGCTCGAAGACGGCTCATCAGCGGTGCGGAATGGCGATCCCTATGGGATAACTCGGTCATCACGTATAATCAGCTCCAAACAGATGGCTGTCCCGTCTCCCGGAATACAATCATCATACTGACTCCTTCTGTCGTCTTCCAGATGATTGAACAATATGTCCTGCCAAATTTTCGGGGGGAAAACGTTTTAGAAGGCCAAAGTCGGTTTGCTGTAAACGATTTCGTCACGGAAGCAGTCATTGGGGATACGGGACTGACGCTGGACATTGATCCGCTTCAACCGGACAAATGGGCCAGTTATAGGATGACCGGCGAAGGAATTCCGGCGATGCGCACGACGCTGTTAAGCGCAGGAAAAATAAAATCTCCGTATCTGAATCTCAAAGATGCCGGGCGATGGAATGCAGCGCCAACAGCCATTCCTCAAGGTGCAGCCGGAATTCGGATCGGTCATAGCAGAGAGGAAAAATGGGAAGAACTGATTGGGACTATCGACGACGGTATCATCATCTTGTCAGTGCTGGGATTGCATACTCAAAATCCGGTAACCGGAACATTTTCTTTATCAGCTCCTCATGCCCTGCGGATTATGAATGGAACAGTTACCGGCAGGACGGATGTTCGTATAACCGGTAACTTTTGGGATATTCTTAAGGACAGTAATACGCAATATGCCACAGAGGAATATCACGATCATCCCTATGTACTCTATGCCGGACGCCCTGAAAACCAATAA
- a CDS encoding histidinol-phosphatase yields MLDLHVHLLGHRDREANRDNIRSFLGEALRKKLTRIGFADHDYYWHELNFDLIRETALEYPELEVRVGLEVDYREENEESIRRMIDQYDFDYIIGSVHEIKGWLFDYPEEEEEHRRRNPDQLYTDYFSLIEKAARSGLFDIIGHIDLVKLFGIRPYTDVRILAKPALEVIKQNGLVVEVNTNGRYKAVNEFYPDFNLIETIKQMDIAFTLGSDAHEFGNVGRDLFEAAKQLESAGVRTLTGFTRRIPDILPIKSQMDV; encoded by the coding sequence ATGCTTGATTTACATGTACATTTGCTTGGACATCGCGACCGCGAAGCAAACAGAGATAACATCCGGAGTTTCTTAGGCGAAGCTTTACGCAAAAAGCTAACACGGATTGGATTTGCTGATCATGATTATTATTGGCATGAACTGAATTTTGACCTTATTCGGGAAACCGCATTGGAATATCCTGAATTAGAAGTACGGGTCGGACTGGAAGTTGACTACCGGGAAGAAAATGAGGAGTCCATTCGCAGGATGATTGACCAGTATGATTTTGATTATATTATCGGGTCTGTTCATGAAATCAAGGGCTGGCTTTTTGATTACCCGGAAGAAGAAGAAGAACACCGTCGTCGTAACCCGGATCAACTCTATACAGATTACTTTTCTCTCATCGAAAAAGCGGCACGCAGCGGCTTATTTGATATCATCGGACACATCGATCTGGTCAAGCTTTTTGGAATACGGCCGTATACCGATGTTCGGATTTTAGCCAAACCGGCCTTGGAAGTGATAAAGCAGAACGGACTGGTGGTGGAAGTCAATACCAACGGCAGATATAAAGCGGTCAATGAATTTTATCCGGATTTTAACCTGATAGAAACAATTAAGCAAATGGATATAGCCTTTACACTGGGCTCCGATGCCCACGAGTTCGGGAACGTTGGCCGTGATTTATTTGAAGCAGCGAAGCAGCTGGAATCGGCAGGAGTCAGAACACTCACGGGGTTCACCCGGCGGATACCGGATATACTTCCGATTAAATCCCAAATGGATGTTTAA
- a CDS encoding DUF362 domain-containing protein yields the protein MAYVITDDCTSCSSCVDECAVGAISEGDGKYVIDADTCAECGACVDACPSGAIIEE from the coding sequence ATGGCATACGTTATTACAGACGATTGCACCAGCTGCAGCAGCTGCGTTGATGAATGTGCAGTAGGCGCTATCAGCGAAGGCGATGGAAAATATGTCATTGATGCCGATACATGCGCAGAATGCGGCGCTTGCGTAGATGCTTGTCCATCCGGCGCGATTATCGAAGAGTAA